The Corynebacterium mycetoides genome includes the window GGTCGGTTTCGTGTTGGATGCAGCGCGCAAGCAGGCCGGTGCCAGAGATTGCGAGCGGCCGGCCGTCCGCGTCGACACCGGTGGCGATGACGCTGTTGTGGCGGGTCACGGTGCCGCCGACACCGGGTACGGAAAGGCAGCCCTCGGTGCCGGTCTGCGTGTCGACGCCTGCCGGCTTCCAGACGGGGTTGACGATGTGTCCGCGCATGCCCTGGCAATCGAACACGAACACCCGGGCGGTCGCGCCAATCTGGTTGGCCGCCAGCCCCACCCCGCCGGCGTGATCCATCGTCTCCAGCATGTCTCCCACCAGGGTGCGCAACTGCTCGTCGAACCGGGTCACCGGCGAGGCCACGGTGTTGAGCACCGGGTCGCCGAACAGTCGGATCTTGCGTAGTGCCATGCCGTCGAGCTTAGCCAGCGCGCCCGCGGCTACCCAATATGCACGGGGTCGACCTGGATCCGCAGCGGCGCCTCCTGCTTGCGGGCGGCCCTGCTCACCATCGCGGCGCGCAGCGCGCGGCCCAGCTCGTCCCGGCCGGTGAGCGGGCTGCGCACGAGCATGCGCTGGGCGGGTCCGAGCGCGCCGCGGTCCCACTCGCCGGGCAGGTCGGCGCCGGCGGGCAGGTCGACGGGTCCGAGCTTTTCCGCGTGCGCAGGCAGCTCGGCGTGCGCGAAGAAGTCCTCCAGCGCCTCGCGGGGGGCGTCGACAAGCGCGACATGCACCGCGGGAGGAAAGCGCGCCTCCCGGCGCATGCTCAGCTCCAGGCCCGCGTGCCCGGCGGCATCCCACCGGATGAGGTGCTGGACCACCGGCAGCGAGGGCTCGGCCACGACGACCACCTCTCCTCCCTTGCCGGCGGGGTTGACCAGGGTAGCCGCGGCGAGCCACTTCTCCAGAGTCTCCTCTGCGGCGCGCAGATCGGGGCGGCCGAGCAGAGCCCACGTGTCCAGGAGCACCGCCGCGCCGTAGCTGCCCCCGGACACGGGCGGTTCCGCGCCGGGGGTGGCCACAACGATGGCCGGGTCGCCTGGCACCTCGCTGAGAATCTTGTCCCCCCAGGACGTGCGCACGCGGTGCTTCGGAAACGCCCTGCCCAGCTCGTCGGCGGTGCGCTCCGTGCCCAGCACCACCGCGCGCAAACGCCGCGAGCCGCACACGGGGCACACGTGCGCGGCGTCCATGCGGCCGCACCAGCGGCACGTCGGGGCCGCGGTTTCCGACGACGGCAGGCCCAGTGGCCCGTTGCACCAGCGGCAACGCGCGGGGGTGCGGCAGGATCCGCAGGCCAGGGTTTGCACATAGCCCGCCCGCGGGACCTGGAACAGCACGGGTTCTCCCCGCTGCAGCGCACTGGTGGCCGCCGCGAAAGCCACCGACGGGATCCGCGCCTCCCGGGCTCTCGGGTCCCGCTCCAGCGCGATGTCGGAGTCGCCCGCGGCGCGGATGAGCGGGGACAGCGCCCGCAGCGCGGCCCTGGGAGCCACCAGCTCGTGCATCCACCCCGACTCGACCAGCAGCTGGGTTTCCGCCGTCCTGGAGTGCCCGCCGATGATGAGCGACGCCTTCTCCTGCGCCGAGCGCGTCGTGAGCACCTCGCGGGCGTGGACGTACGGGGCCCGCGGGTCGGCCAGCGAGTCGTCCCCGTCGTGCATGAGCACGATGAGCCGCAGCTTGTCGACGGGCGCGAAGGCGGCCGAACGCGTCCCCACGACCAGGCGGCCCTGGCCGTGCAGGATGGACAGGAACCGCGAGTAGCGCGCCTGCGGCCCCTGCGAGGCCGTCAGCGTGGTGATCTGCCGGGGGCCGACGAACTGGCGCAGCTGCGCCTCGCACGCGTCGACGTCGCGCTGGCCGGGCACCACCACGAGCACCCCGCCGCCGTCGTCGGCGACTTTCGCGCCGAGCGCGGCCACGAGCTCCGGCCACCGCTGCCCGGGGGCGATCTGCCACGCCGCCCGGACGAGGCGGCCGCCGAGCACCGCGTCCACGAACGACTCGCCGTGTTCGTAGGTGCTCCACCCGGCGAGGTCGGGCTCAGTGAACTCCCCCAGCTGCTCCCACGGCGTCGTGGTGTCGGTTTCCTCCGCTTTGGCGTGGCGTGCGGGGAGGGCGGTGCGGTAAATGTCGGAGCGCACGCCCGCGTACCGGGCGCTGAGCGCGTCGACAAGCGAGCGGATCTTCTGCGGGGCAACGACCTCGGCGCTGATGACCCGCTCGATAAACCGCAGCGACCCCTCGTGCTCGGAGGTGGCGCGGCGCTCTAGTACCAGCGCGTCGACGAGGCGGCCCGCGAAGCGGATACGGACCCGCACCCCGGGCACGGCCGCGGGAGAGTCGGCCTCGGTGACCAGGTAGTCGAACGGGCGGTCAAGGTGTGCGAGGCCCAACAGCGGAAGCACCCGCGCCACCGGGTTAGCGGCGGCGGCGGATGAGTCGGTCTTCGGGCCTGCCATGGGCCAGATTGTAGTTAGCTCGCGGCGGCGGAGGTAACCCGGATGACGGTGTTCCACGGGTCCTCGAACGACAGCGTGCGGCCGTCGTTTCGCGTGGCCAGGCCGTGGTCCTTCAGACGGGCTTCAAGCGCGGCGAGGTCGTCATCGCGCTGGACGTCGATATCGACGCGGCCCAGGCCGAGGGCTGCCGCGCGGGGGCCGGCTCCGAGGCTGTTCCACGTGTTCAGGGCGATGTGGTGGTGGTAGCCGCCCGCGGAGACGAACAACGCGGAGCTCAGCTCGCCCCTGACCTCGAAGCCGAGGGTTGTGACGTAAAAGTCGCGGGCCGCGTCGATGTTGCCCACCTGCAGGTGCACGTGGCCGAGGGTGCCGCCAAGCGCCACCGGGGAATCGGGCGCGTGGCGGGAAAGAAACGCGTTGGGGTCGAGCGGGTCGGTGGCCAGGGCGTAGAGACCGCTGTCCTCCTTCACCCACTGGTCGCGGGGACGGTCGACGTAGAGCTCCACCCCGTTGCCCTCCGGGTCATCGAAGTAGAACGCCTCGCTGTAAAGGTGGTCGGCGCTGCCGGTGAAGCTGCGCGGGTACGCCGACGCGACGGAGGCGACCGAGGCGGCGAGAAGCTCGGGCGTGGGAAAAAGCACGGCCGTGTGGAATAGCCCGGCGTCGTTGCGGCTCGGTACGGGGAGGTTCGGCTCGCGGCGCAGGGTGACCAAGTCGGTCCCGCTCAGACCCAGTGCCGTGGCATCGCCGCCCTGCTGGAGGACGTCTAAGCCCACGCCCTGATTGTAGAAGCGCACCATGGCGTCCATGTCGCGCACGAGCAGCTCGACTGCGCCCATGCTCAGGTCGGCGGGCAGCAGATCGTCCGGGTTGCGTTTGACCAGGGAATCGGGGTGTGGTGTCTGGGTGAACATGCGGGCTCCTTGGGGATCGTTTATTTGCACTGTGAAGTGAACCCTAACCGCCTTTACTTCATCGTGCAAGCATTACGGGGTGCGGGCGAGGCGGTAGTCCACCTCCGCGGGGACCCGCAGCAGCGCCGTCGCGGCCAGCACCGCCGCCCACAGCACCACATGCAGAACCGTGACCGGGCTCGGGGCGGCCGTCGTGGTGAAGTCGATGCGCACCAGCAGCAGCGCGAGCGCTCCCAGGGCAAACGCCGCCGGCTTCCACGCACTGCGCCGGACGGCGTAGGCGAGGATGCCGATGAGAGGCAGCACTAGGGCCACCGAGTAGTGCAACCACAGGATCTGCGACACCGCCATCGGCCCGAGCAAACACAGAGCGAGGAAAACCTTCGCGGGGAACCGGCCCGAACGCCTCCACGTCCAGACGAAAAGTGCGACGACCGCCGCCACGAACAGGGCCGTTGCCGTGGCGGGCACCAACGACCCGCCCCGCACCACCGCGACCCCCTCCGTCGTGCGCTCACCCGCGTACAGGATCGAACCCACCGTGGCATTCATCGGGGCCACCAGATGGGCGTCGCTGAAGCTGCCCAGCGTCGCCGCCCACAGCGCCACCTGCTCCGGCAAGAAGATCAGCTGCACCGCTGAGTACACCGCCACAAGCACCGCGGCCCACGCGCCCGCCCGCCGCGTCGAGGGCACCGCGAGCATGCCCACGGCGAGCACCACGGGCGTGAGCTTGATGCACGCCGCCACCGCGAGCAGCACCCCCGCCACCCGCGGGCGCTGGGCGGCCACGGCCATGGCGGCGACGCAGCACGCGATAATCAGCGGAGTGGTCTGCCCCACCACCCTGGCTATCACCAGCGGCACCGTCAACCACACGAACACGGTCCCGATGGACAGCACGGGGAGCACGAGCGTGCGCTGCGTCCAGAACCTGTAGGACGCAGCGATGAGCAGCGGCACCGCGAACGCGCTGCCCACCGTGATCGCGAGCAGGGAGGCATCGAAGGACAACACGCGCGACACGAGGGACATGGCCACGCCCACGCCCGGCGAATGCACGAACGGGTGGCCGAACGGAGCGGACGTCTGCTCGGCGACGATCGCGTCCCACACCGGCGAATCGGGGTAGGCGAAATCGAGGGGCGAGACCGCATACGCCTCGCGCCAGTCGCCCCGGGCGATGAGGCGTCCACCCACCCACAAGCTCGTCCAGTCGTCGCCCACGACGCGCGGGAACCAGGCCAGCCCGGCGGCAACCGCCCACACGGCGCTGAGTATCCAGCCGGCCGGGGTCATCAACGGGGCGGCGTCCGCTTCCGGTGGGCGGGGCAGGGTGTCCGGAGTGCCCGGGATATCAGGGATGCGCATGGTAGGTGGCACATTAGTCGCCGCTCCCCCGGGAACCGGGCAGGGACGCACCGGGGCACGGGGTTCTCGAGGTTCTCGAGGTGGTGCTGTTGCAAAGTTGGGGCAGTAGGAAGAGCGACGTGAAATAATCACAGCCATGGGTATCTTCTCCGGTCGTCATTTCCCCCGTGACATCATTCTGTGGGCAGTGCGGTGGTACTGCCGCTACGGGGTGAGCTACCGCGATCTGGAGGAAATGATGACTTCAGCGGGGCGTGCCGGTCGATCACACCACGATCTACCGCTGGGTTCAGAAATACGCCCCTGAGCTGGACAAGCAAACACGGTGGTACCGGCAGGTACCTGACTGGCAGGCCAGTTCCTGGCGGGTGGATGAGACCTATATCCGGGCCGGCGGCAGGTGGTGCTATCTCTATCGGGCGATCACCGCCGGTGGCCAGACCCTGGACTTTTACCTCTCTCCGAAGCGGAACGTAGCCGCAGCGAAGCGTTTCCTGGCCAAGGCCCTCAGATCCAATGCATCAGCCGGGTATCCCAGAGTGATCAACACCGATAAAGCACCCTCACTAGCCAGGGCAATCGCCGAGTTGAAGTCAGAGGGAATCTGCCCGCCAACAGTGGAACACCGGCAGGTGAAATACCTCAACAACATCCTGGAAGGCGACCATGGTCGGCTGAAGCGGATCCTCGGGCCGAAAGGCGCGTTTAAGAACCGGACATCTGCATATCGGACGTTGAAAGGGATGGAGGCGATGCACTCATTGCGGAAAGGGCAAGGCACGATGTTTGACCTCACGGGCAACCGAACCCGGACGCGGTGATCGTCAACCGGGTCTTCCAGAATATCTAAGCAGGCTGGGCCATAATGCTGGCCAGGCGACGAAGAAAGGAGTGTTCGCGGTTCTCCACCCAACTTTGCAACAGCACCCACGCCGCAATTTTGTTCGCGGTGGACTCATCGGCCAGGGCCCACAACACCGAAATCGACTTCGCAGGCGAGAACGTCAAGTCGAAACCCGCGACCGCCTGCTTGACCTGATTGCGTTGCTGGTTGACCCAATCAACGATGTCTTTATCCGGCGCATCGACCCACCCGGTGGCCTCCACGTAGTGCTGCCGACCAACAGAAATGGCCATGCCGGTGCGCTCATCTTCCGTCGGAAGCCGCCCACTTTCAGCGACGAAAGCGCGCTCCGCCGCGCGCAACTCGTTGAGCACCGGGATGTCATTGGTGTAGAGCGGAAACTTCCCACCGAGCTTGCACTCGTCGAGACGCTTGCCCTCCCACAACATCCGGTGCGTGTCCGGGTGGTAACCCAAACCGTAGAGAGCTTCCATCTGGTCGGCCTCAACTTCCACCCCGACAGCGGCGGTTTCCGACCCGAGCGCGGCCAACCCGCGGCCGATCCAACGGCCCGGAGGCGTGCCCTTCGCTTGATAGTACGAGGACAGTTTTTCGGTCTCCACCGACTCGTCATACGCATCGTTCGTCGCCACAGAGCGCAGCAGGTACTGGTACCCAGCCCCGGCGTGAACGGCGCGAAACGACATCATGTTTTCGCAGTCTAGCCGACCGATTCACCATGTTCACTAAAAGTGCCTACTGTGTGTGGCAATTCAGGCGTCTGCGAAGGGGAACTAGGTGAGCAGGTAGGAGGGGCGAGAGCTGTCCTGTGTTTGCTAGATTGCGGGCTGTGAAGGGGAGTGTCAGGAAGTTTGTGTGTGAGGCTCTGATCTAGAAGGAGTTTCACCGATAATGACTACGGTGTCACCGAAGAAAGGCCATGACCCGGCGAGGGTCAACGAGATCAGCGAGAAGCTGATGGAAAATCCTGAGCTCGCCAGCTTGATCAGCGAGCTGTCGACGTCCGCTGATGATGCCAGCGACCTGGTCAAAGGCCTGTTGCAGGCATCGATCAACGCTGGTCTGCAGGCGGAAATGGATGCGCATTTGGGCTACGGACATTCCGACCGTAATGAATCGGCCTGAGTTTTTCGGAGACTACGGGTAAAAGCCTTACTGGGCTCTTCTGGTGGTGTTGAATTCCTCGTAGTCCTGCTCGTATTCGATCGGGGGAACGTCACCGATCGACGAGTGCAGACGTTGGTGATTGTACCAGTAGACCCACGAGGCCGTTTCCGTTTCTACCTCCTGGGCATCCCTCCACGTACGACGTGGATCGAAGCCGATCAGTTCGGTCTTGTAGAGCCCGATCGTTGATTCCATCATCGCGTTGTCCAAGGCGTCACCGGCCGAGCCGATCGAGCCCTGCAACCCGGCCTCGACAAGGGGCTTCGGTAAACGCCATAGAGGTGTACTGGGCTCCCGCGTCCGAGTGGTGGACGATGCCGGTGGCGGTGAAGTCCATCCTCGTGCGCCGACGGGAAAACAGGGCGTGCTCCAGGGCCATGAGCACCATCCGGGTGTCCATGACCGTGGTGACCACCCAGCCGAGGATCATTCGCGAATAGGCGTCGACAATGAAGGCGACGTAGCAGAAGCCCTCCCGGGTCCAGACGTAGGTGAAGTCCGCGATCCACCACTGATCCGGGTGCGACGGATACGCCCACCGCCGGTTGATCAGGTCCGGGTGCCGGCGGTGGGCCGGGGTGGCCACGGTGGTCTTCTTGCGGTGCATCCCTCGTGACACGCCTTTGATTCCGGTGATCTTCATCAGTCGTTCGACCTGGTCACGGCCAACAGTCATGCCGTCACGGATGGCGGACTTCCAGAGTTTGCGCCGGCCGTAGACCTTGCGGTTGGCCTCCCACAACCGGTAGATGCGGTGGGCGGCGTAGGCCTCGTCGAGTTCAGCGTCCGAGGGGCCGAAGCCGCGGGCCTGATGGTCGTAAAAGGTGCTTGGGGCAATCGCGATGCCATGGGCAGTCAAGGTTTCGCAGATTGACTCGACCCCGAAGCGGTGGCGGTAGGTGCGGATGAACTCCACGATTACCGAAGTTTGCGGTCGAGCTCCGCCTGGGCGAAAAAAGCCGACGCCGTTTTCAAAATCTCATTGGCGCGTCGCAGCTTGGCCACTTCCTTGGCCTGCTCGTCGTAGGCGGCCTGGAGTTGCTGGTAGGACAGGGAACCGGGCTCAGGAGCTTCGGCCTGCTTTTCCTGTTTGCGGATCCAGTTGCGCAGGGTGGATTCCTTCACACCGAGAAGTTCACCGATCTCCCGGCGGGCGCCCGCCTTGGAGATGTCGCCTTCCTCGAGGCGCTCGAAGTACATGCGCACCGCGCGCTCCTGCGTGGCTGCGTCGTACTGACTGGGTCGTGCCATGCTGATCTTCCTCCTAGGGTAAAACCTAGTCTCCGACCAACCCAGGCTGAAGCGTCCTGGTTTTCGTTCCGCTTATTGAACGCCCAACGGGTGGGCGAGTGATTGTTGATAGTAGGCGTCTTCCATCTCTTGTGGAGTGATGTATCCCAATGACTCGTGCAGGCGATGGTTATTCCACCAGTACACCCAGCGAAGGGTCGCGATCTCGACTTCCCCAACCGACGCCCACGGCCGGTGGGGATAGATCAGCTCGG containing:
- a CDS encoding relaxase domain-containing protein; amino-acid sequence: MMSFRAVHAGAGYQYLLRSVATNDAYDESVETEKLSSYYQAKGTPPGRWIGRGLAALGSETAAVGVEVEADQMEALYGLGYHPDTHRMLWEGKRLDECKLGGKFPLYTNDIPVLNELRAAERAFVAESGRLPTEDERTGMAISVGRQHYVEATGWVDAPDKDIVDWVNQQRNQVKQAVAGFDLTFSPAKSISVLWALADESTANKIAAWVLLQSWVENREHSFLRRLASIMAQPA
- a CDS encoding glycosyltransferase family 87 protein yields the protein MRIPDIPGTPDTLPRPPEADAAPLMTPAGWILSAVWAVAAGLAWFPRVVGDDWTSLWVGGRLIARGDWREAYAVSPLDFAYPDSPVWDAIVAEQTSAPFGHPFVHSPGVGVAMSLVSRVLSFDASLLAITVGSAFAVPLLIAASYRFWTQRTLVLPVLSIGTVFVWLTVPLVIARVVGQTTPLIIACCVAAMAVAAQRPRVAGVLLAVAACIKLTPVVLAVGMLAVPSTRRAGAWAAVLVAVYSAVQLIFLPEQVALWAATLGSFSDAHLVAPMNATVGSILYAGERTTEGVAVVRGGSLVPATATALFVAAVVALFVWTWRRSGRFPAKVFLALCLLGPMAVSQILWLHYSVALVLPLIGILAYAVRRSAWKPAAFALGALALLLVRIDFTTTAAPSPVTVLHVVLWAAVLAATALLRVPAEVDYRLARTP
- a CDS encoding VOC family protein, coding for MFTQTPHPDSLVKRNPDDLLPADLSMGAVELLVRDMDAMVRFYNQGVGLDVLQQGGDATALGLSGTDLVTLRREPNLPVPSRNDAGLFHTAVLFPTPELLAASVASVASAYPRSFTGSADHLYSEAFYFDDPEGNGVELYVDRPRDQWVKEDSGLYALATDPLDPNAFLSRHAPDSPVALGGTLGHVHLQVGNIDAARDFYVTTLGFEVRGELSSALFVSAGGYHHHIALNTWNSLGAGPRAAALGLGRVDIDVQRDDDLAALEARLKDHGLATRNDGRTLSFEDPWNTVIRVTSAAAS
- the def gene encoding peptide deformylase, whose amino-acid sequence is MALRKIRLFGDPVLNTVASPVTRFDEQLRTLVGDMLETMDHAGGVGLAANQIGATARVFVFDCQGMRGHIVNPVWKPAGVDTQTGTEGCLSVPGVGGTVTRHNSVIATGVDADGRPLAISGTGLLARCIQHETDHLDGIMFMRRMEPEARKEAMSNIRGADWFQRGIPSCD
- a CDS encoding primosomal protein N', yielding MWPMAGPKTDSSAAAANPVARVLPLLGLAHLDRPFDYLVTEADSPAAVPGVRVRIRFAGRLVDALVLERRATSEHEGSLRFIERVISAEVVAPQKIRSLVDALSARYAGVRSDIYRTALPARHAKAEETDTTTPWEQLGEFTEPDLAGWSTYEHGESFVDAVLGGRLVRAAWQIAPGQRWPELVAALGAKVADDGGGVLVVVPGQRDVDACEAQLRQFVGPRQITTLTASQGPQARYSRFLSILHGQGRLVVGTRSAAFAPVDKLRLIVLMHDGDDSLADPRAPYVHAREVLTTRSAQEKASLIIGGHSRTAETQLLVESGWMHELVAPRAALRALSPLIRAAGDSDIALERDPRAREARIPSVAFAAATSALQRGEPVLFQVPRAGYVQTLACGSCRTPARCRWCNGPLGLPSSETAAPTCRWCGRMDAAHVCPVCGSRRLRAVVLGTERTADELGRAFPKHRVRTSWGDKILSEVPGDPAIVVATPGAEPPVSGGSYGAAVLLDTWALLGRPDLRAAEETLEKWLAAATLVNPAGKGGEVVVVAEPSLPVVQHLIRWDAAGHAGLELSMRREARFPPAVHVALVDAPREALEDFFAHAELPAHAEKLGPVDLPAGADLPGEWDRGALGPAQRMLVRSPLTGRDELGRALRAAMVSRAARKQEAPLRIQVDPVHIG